In the Bombus fervidus isolate BK054 chromosome 13, iyBomFerv1, whole genome shotgun sequence genome, AATGTAGTAATTGCTAGTTTTGAGCGGTATAAAGCTAATGTCTTCAATCTTAAGTACAGTTATTTGGCAATGTTCAATGTGAGGTTTGAAGTTTATTATTTCGCTGCGACAATCGGTTCTTGAGTTTCTGTCGTGGATTGGTAGTGTTTGTCTGCATATAGTGGTTCCGGCTCGATTCTTACAAAGTTTGTTGAAGTATTCGATATCAGcgtttataaatgaaaaaccTGAGGTTAAATATATCTGATGTTCGACTACTGGAGCCAAAAATACTCCATTTCTCTTTGGTAATTCGTCCGGTTGCGGGGAGAcggtcgcgttatagcgcgtcaacgggagtcgtaaattcccgctacgattgcacgaatcgacaccacgaacagggcgatccccttatttcgtTTGGGAGAATAAGGGgagattgggttggaatataactggacttcacagttatataatatatatatatatttatttacactggaTTACAATATTAGACGtgaacagaccgtgtttggattcgtcgtgtcggaaagcgttgtgatgaacccgaaggttgtTCGATTTGATCGTTAGAGCAGCGAAAACTTGACTGAATGAATTATGTTGGAACTTGACGGCCCGATGAGTGTTAGAACCGTAGACTTGACTGCCCAAGAGGTATTAGAACAGTGAACTTGACTGTCCGAAGGATAttagaacagtgattgacccgtctcgtactatttaggaagaaagctcgttgtgggtgtatccttgttgaactaagaacgcggattcgtagttcacacttttcggtagaaaatgaattaaatacgaggggacagtcctcggcaaatGTGACTCACGTgtgtttctgtccttgggaaaaacTCGCTACCTCGCTGAACAAacctccgctttctccgtaataagtgagagcgtgcaataaacctaaggaccttTTCTAAACACCATCTACAACCGAAGATGTTCAAAGGAATGCAACTTTATAGCTAACAGATGTGGTCTATggggtggttccttgggtttattgcgggtcagtgtgacgatgtgcaggcctcggcggccagaccatgagggacgtcgcaggtaccgactcacgcgacgtaacactcTTACTCGGGATAGGATATACTTGTAATATGTTCCATTCTGTGTTAGAGGCTAAAGGTACtatgattttgaaaaatattttgtcatttATTGTGAAGATTTTAAGATCACTGATGTCGAGTATGAATTGAAAATGTTCGGTTTTGGCAGAGATCGCGGTGTTGTACATCAGGTTACCTATTGCCTTGGcgtaattttctataaattcatCGGGGTCGAGTATTTGTGGACTAATTATTCCTTGTTTGCCTAATATCATGACGTTAAGTATTTCATCTAATTGGAAGTGTAAAGTTTGCATTGCGGTGTCGAGTTTCATGATCATCTTAAGCATAAATCTACCGATATTTGCCTGCCGTTGTTGTtttagtatatcgttatgtgatCTCTAACTGGTTTAGGTTTTCTgagtttacaatttttctaacaaGTGCTGTTTAATTAGCTATTATGGTcttgattttattattgtcaTCGAATAGTTTGTCCATATTCTCGTTTATGAGCGTAAGATCGTCATCATCGAGAGTTCCGAACAGACTTTTCGATACGGAACCTATGATGTTGAGTAAACCTCGTGTGCTTCGGATATGTGTTAACGCTTTCAAGTGTTTTGCAAGTTGCTTTAGGTTATTGATACGATTTTGTAATCCGTCTAACTCTTCGGCGTATTCTTTGCTGGTTGCGTGTGAGTctattgttaatttatatgATCCTATTGTGCTTATCTGCTCGTATATGTCGCTAGTGTCTAATCCTACTATAACATTGACAGTATTGCTGTACAAATATCCTTTTCCTATGTTTTCTACGAATACAGAGTTTCCTTCTAATGGTGTGATATTTATTTGCGCGGATACTATTCCGGCAAAGAGGAACGTCGACCTCGAAAGTAAGTTTTTAAACGATTACCGTGTATCTTTTTGTCTTGAATCAGATAGTATGGAGTACATACTTCATCAATCGTGTATGGTCCTATCCATTCCACATCAAGTTTATGCCTTTTATGATCATTATGTATTAAAACGGAGTCTCCTTCTTTGAAAACTGATTgaggttttataattttacgtttttgGTCGCGCTGATATCGCTGTTTACTTTTGATCAATGTTTTGCGAGCGTGTTGGAGTCTAGAGTCCCATTCTTTTTTGCGGAACGTGACTTCGTCTGCGTATGTGCGTTGGGGATTCTTGGATATTGTGGAGAGAAGATTGGCTTGGTGTCCGAATGTGAGTTCGAATGGCGTGTAACCAGTGGAGTCGTGTATCATTGTGTTATATGCAAGGCATACGGAGTTAAGTTGATCGTCCCATTCTTCGTCCGAATTTCGCTGTATCGATTTTAACATGTCTGTTACTACTGCGTGTGTTCGTTCTAAAGATCCGTTACTTTATGGGTGGAAGGATGTCGTTTTGATATGTTTGATTATGAACGCGTCTTCGTACTGTTGCATCAAactagatataaaattctgtcCGCGGTCGGTTAATATCTTTTTGGGAGCGGAAAAGATGTAAATGTAATGATTCAAGTGTGCGTTCCAAATTGTTTCCGTTTGCTGGGTCTTTAGTGGCACGAGTATTAAGTATTTTGTCAGTTCGTCATGTATTGATAGAATGTACTGATTGcctttcttcgtctttttcaGTGGGCCTAATAAGTCCATAGCAATTTTATCGTTTGGTTCGAGGGGTGGTGTCGGTGATACAAGGTTCTTCGCGCGGTCTGATATGTGTAGTTTTAGATGTTTGGCAGGTGTCGCATGATTCTATATGTTGTTGTATCCGTTTCATCAAATCTGGTACTCTGTGCCGTTCACGAATGCGGTCGTATGTCTTTTGTATACCGGGGTGTCCTACTAAATcgtgattttcttttaataattcgtCTATTTCCTCTTCGCTATATGTTTGGATTAGTTCCCatgcaaaatttaattcttttacgGTGTCGTTcaggaataataaaattcgtttgaTCGTGTTCTTTTCGGTCTCTGTGAAACTGTCGTCGCCTATACCTATCTTCTCGTTTGTATGAATAATCTCGTTTAATTTAGTTAATCATTCGATTATGTCGTAATTTCCTAGCTCTGTTTTGGATAATTGATAGAAAGATTTACGGTTCGGAGTCATTTTGAGAAGTTTGGGTAACGCGTCGGTAGATTTTTGCCAATCGTGATACTTTTTATCGAGTTCTATGTTTAGATTTTCGCGTTGTCTGGTCAGAGCATGTATTCTAGATAGTGCGTCGGCTGCAGTATTATCTTTTCCTTTCGTATATTCTACGTCGTATTcatattcttctaattttaatcGCCATCTCATCAAGCATGATGAGGGGTCTTTGCAGTTCTGTAACCATTTTAGCGCTTGGTGATCGGTTCGTATGAGGAATTTCTGCCCTAACAGATATTGTCGGAGGCGTTTCACGGTCCATACTATTGCTAAAAGTTCTTTTTCTGTAGTGGAATAATTTCGTTCCGGTGGGTTTAGTGTTCACGAGATATAACAACATGGATGTCCGTCCTGTGATAAGATCGCACCTATACCTTCGTTACTGGCGTCAGTCGTTAATGTGAATTGTTTTGCAAAGTCTGGGAATTTTAGTACGGGTGATGAACAGAGTTTGTCTTTTAACGTCTGGAATGCTTCCTGGGTTTTATCTGTCGAATGAAATGATGTCTCCTTTTTTGTAAGTTCGGTCAATAGTTTCGCGATTTTGGAAAAGTTTCTGATGAACCTGCGGTAATAACCTGCTAATCCTAAGAAGGATTTGATGTCTGTGGGATTACGTGGCTGTTTGAAATTGCTAACAGCTTCTAATTTTTTGGGATTTGGCTTTACACCTTCGGCGGTTACTATATGTCCGAGATATTCTAATTCTGGTTTGAGAAATTCGCATTTATCCGGCTGTATTTTGAGTCCGAGTTCGCGTAAGCGTTGCAATACTATTGCGAGGTTGCTATTGTGCTCTTCGATCGACTGtccgaatattataatatcgtCTAAATATACGAAGCAATGTTTATTTATGAGTCCCCTTAGCGCGGTATCCATCATGCGTTGAAATGTTGCGGGTGCATTCTTTAAGCCGAATggtattctattataatagtAGTGTCCTTGTGGTGTGGAGAATGCTGTGTATTTCTTGGAGTCTGTGTCCATTGGGATTTGGTGGAATCCGGAGGATAAATCGAGGGCTGAGAAGAATTTTGCGTTGCCTAGTTGGGATAGTATGTCGTCTATGTCAGGTAATGGATATGCGTCTTGGTCAGTTAGctcgtttatttttctgaAGTCTATTACAATTCGCCATTTCTGTTTCCCTGAGGCGTCTGCCTTTTTTGGTACTACCCAGACTGGTGAATTGTAAGGAGAATCAGATGGTTCTATGATGTTCTTTTGTAGCATTTCGTCCATTTGTCGTTTGGTTTCTTCTTTGTGGCATTCAAGCGGTCGGTAAGATTTTGtgttaatgattttattttcatttaacgtTATTGTATGTTTAGCAAGGTTAGTGCATGGTAACAAATCGGTCTCTAAATTGAATACGTCGAGCTAAAAACAGCAATATCTTTTCGATTGGTTCACGGAGAGTTTTCTCTATATGCGAAAGTCTGACTAAATCTTTAAATGTGGAGACTTGATCGTACGTGTTTGAATTTTCGATAAGATTAGTCATTTTGACTGGGCACTCACCACCATTGATAAAGCATATTGTTGTCGGTTTCCCTTCCAGGTAGACTGTTTTTGACACTGTTTGTTTTGGAGATACGTCATTTTCCTGTtgcaataaaagaatattattgtCAAGTTTTAATTGTTGATTCGAGAgttcaaatttgaatttagATAGGACTGGTAAACCGAGTATGCCGTCTTCTATAATTGGAAAGTTGTCTTCTACTACAAAGAATTCTAGAGTTCTGCCAAATAGTTTCACCAAGACGTGTTCGTTAGTTTTAAATTTAGAGTGTCCCATCGAGAATTTTCGTTCCTTTATTATTCTTGGTCGTAATACGCATCTTCGCTTGAGTATGTTAATTCCTGCTCCGCTGTCAACGAGGAATTTATGTCGTCGTCCGTCGGATCGTAAAAGTACTGTGGGTAGTCTTCCTGTTGTGGCGTTAATTCGTAAGTTTGGTCTATTGGTTCCTTTGTTTTTTCCTTGTATGTCTCGAGATTGTGGACTGCTGGTGATCTCGGAAATTGGCTGGGTGTATGAAAATTTCTGCATTGACTAGAGACATGTCCGATCTGGCTGCATTTGAAGCATTTTAATTGAGTCCTTTGGGCAAGTGGTATTTGTTCAGTTTGCCGGAGGGTTCTTGGCATTGGATTAGGTGTTGGAGTTGATTTTCTAATGATTGGATTGGGGTTATTGGTCGTTAGTCGTCGCTGCTCGGGGAGTCGTAATCGTTCCATTGGTTTTGGTCGTCGATTTCGATCTTCCCTGAAGAATCGCTCGATGTCGGTGGCTTTTTTCGGCTTCAAGGATATTGTATGGTGGATTGGCGAGTAGTAATTGCCCTATTTCGGTTTTTAGGCCTCGAATAAAATCGGTTACGGAGTCTCTTAAAATCCTGTCGTTCATAGCTCGTCTAGTAATTTCGTCACAGTATTCGTTCGTTATACTGTATTGTAGCTTATTGAGCGCTCTGCGGAACCTGATGATATAACTTTGCACACTTTCGTCGTGACGCTGTCTCGTTTCGCGTAGCTGGTCTTATTGTTCCCTAACGGAATCTTGGGTGGCTACATTTCGTCGTAGGGCATCGTACAGGTGTCTGTATTCATTGATCGGTATATTGCGAATGGCCATTGCGGCTTTACCCGTGATTCTCCCGATTTTGATCATTTTTAGTAATAGAGTTGATTCGCTACACGTGGCTCGCATTTCTCGTACTTCGCGTATGAACTCTTCTACTCCGATATCGTCTTCGCCGTTTAATTGTGGAATGCATGTTATCGCGTCTTTAGCCCGTAAGCTCGGAGAGGCGAATTGCGGTAGACGGTCTTCGTAAGAGGGATGGTTGTCTGCTTCTGTTCGAATCGGAGCGCACGGTGGGGAAGTTCTATCTCTCGCGGCAATAAATTCGTCTATGGTAATAAGGGAGCCTAGTTCTGTAGTAGCGTCGTgtcctatttttattttggagATATTTTTGCCTAATAGCTCTATCTCTGCTGTACGCTTCTTATTTTCACTGTCGGCTATCCGATATGTCTCTTCTATACGTCGCGTAAGAAGTTCGATTTGTTTTTGTATCGTGTCGAGTATGGCACGAGTCGAATTATCCATAGCTCCGTTTGTAGAGACGGTTTCGGCTTTGTCTTTTCGCGATGTAGACATGATTCTAATAGAGCTTAACGAGTCTGAGCTATCGTTGCTGCTTGGGCTAGAAACGCTTGACAAACTTGGTCTTCTCGTACGGTAATGTGCAAATAAATCCAGATTTTTAGCTTACCGTAGTAGCTATAGCCGTTGAAGAGACTCTGGTTGTTTTTAGATTCCGAATCTTGTTCGTAGGCTTGCTCTGCGTTGACCGTAGTCCTCTCGTCTAGTTTCACCGTAGTGGAACGTTGAAAGTTGCTGCAGGGCTTCGTAGTAGCAAAGATTCGCAGTGGTCCGCTGATTCTTCGATCTTCAATGATGCGCGTACGCCGAAATCGTGATTTCGTTTCCACTGAAGCGAATGGATCCTGGCAGGATCGCCAAAAATGTCGCGTGAAAATTATGATAAAACAAGAAACTTATCAATTTCCGAACAGGAGATCgagttctttattttttactcaatttgtacaatattatttttgactCGCGATGATACACTTTCGATACTTAGGGTAgttgagaattttttaaactaacTGGGCGATTCTGGAGAGagcatttatattcttttattcgttggAGTGGGAGAAGTGGCTTTGGTCGTACTTATCATATATTTCGGAGAACGGCTAGAGTGACCGAATGCCACCCAGGCGGCTGAGAACGAGTGCTGACCAGACGGTCACACGTGATAAGGCGCTCGGAAGTTTGGTTTTTCATATAGCTGCTCAAATTTCACCTGTGACAACCGCCTGGTCGTTTCTACTGTCGTAAACATATTCTTCAACGTACCCATAGTACGCTCTACCCACCCATTAGCTCTACTAGCACCGGTTGCTATTAAATGGAGTTTAATGTGTTTATCCCGACaaaaatcttgaaattttttaccCGTGAAATATCTCCCATAGTCCGCTATTATCCGAGAAGGACTGCCGAATAGAAATATGGCAGACTTAATCAAAACAATAACGTATTCTTTCAAATCGCTTTTGCCGCTCAGCTTGTCTGTTATGTCTATATGAACTGTATGTCAAGGTATGTTGGTCTTAGATATGGCATGTAATTCGGCTTGTACTTTACCCGAATTCGCCTTAGAAACCCGAGAAGCATGACAGTTCTCTACGAATTTGCGAGCATATTTCGCCATTCCTTCGAACCAGTAATACTCGTACAGTTTCTCGAGCGTTTTATCCTAACCTAAGTGCATAATTAACTGGTGTACATGACTAATAACGGACCACCTAAAACCTCTTGGTACGATGGGCTCGCAGAGATTTCTCccttttctttgtattttatggTAAAGGGAACCGGATCGCAATTCATATGCACTCGCGATATCTTCCGCGAGCACGTCATTTTGCAATTTGTTGGTGATTTCGGAGATTTGGGGGTCCCGACATTGTTCCGCTAGTAGCCAATCTTCTGAGATTTCGGCcagattaatttctttttctttgattttgttaataatGTGACGGTCGCTGGTGTAGGTAAAGAACTCAAGGCTTGTATCTTACCCGGGTTGGGGCGAACTTCTCCGTTATGAATTACGTACCTAAGATAAAGTACTGGCGTCTTAAGAAAACAGTATTTCGAAACATTGAAAGAAAATCTGGCGTTTACGAGGGTATTTAATACAATGTGCAATCTCTCTAGAGCTTGGTCTATCGATTCAGCAATAATTAGAACGTCATCCAGTTAAACAACAACGTATGAGTAGGCGAAGTCCTAAGGTTCAAGGTCTTGAGAATAGCCCTCTGAAAAACGGATGGTGCATTTTTCAATCCGAACGGCATCGTTATACACTCGTATTGCCCGTCGGGGGTGACAAACGCTGTATATTCTGTAGAATTGGGATGAATGGGGATTTGATGGAACCCGTTGGCTATGCCCAGGCTAATAAAGTATCTCGCCTTTTGCAATcctctatatttattttacagacTAGGCTTTCTTCACTGCTTTAATGAGTTCTCCCTGCGAggtcaaaaataaattttttggcCAAGTTACATAACCTTTCAGCTCCTACATCAAATCTCCTAAAGAAGTATTCCAACGATTACTTAACTTTTCTCTCGAGAATACTTTTGCATACAAAATAGTATGGAAATTACATTCCGCACGATTTAACgaaaacataaaaatgatGCGCCCATAAAAACGTATTGAGATGCTCATATAATTCTGCATTGTTTTCATACTTTATATTCAGTGATAGATTAACCTTATACTGAATGATAATCAACTTTACCATTGTTAGAAGAAGCAATTCACAGCTACGATTGCTCCAGTGatactaaaattaatttatttattgcagtTGTTTGTAACaaactgtaataaatatacactTCTTAGCAACATCTTCCTTCAACGAACTGGAACATTATCTATGTTGTGCTGATCTCATATATATGAAGTGCACATGTACGATATATCATAACGGCCCCTAAAATAGTTATTCAAAACTGGGGCGACTGCGTATgtcaatattgaaaataaatttttgaatgATCCAATTCTTATAGTGTATATATTATGGTGTATTATGTAGCCGCTAGTGTATCTTATTGATACTATTTAGTTACGTATCACTGAATCTGTATAGTAAGTAAAAAAATGATgcttctttaatttcttttgcaCTTTATGCATGTAGAAGGCTTGAGACCAAATTTTGGAATAGTCCTTCAATTACTGCTGATACTACGTGCCGCTTTGTTCTTTATTCACCCATTTTCATGCGGAAATCAGTTTTTTAGATAATTTACCGATTGCGAACTGTATATTAATCTGCATTTAGtatgattattaatttcttgctTCAACATTTTCCTACGATTTTTATGTTTGTATCGAAGGGTCCCATAGTTGAGAAGTAATCCAGTAACTCAGTCAAACCCTTCgtaacatatttcaaaattgaagacaattgttacgtcgcgtgagataATCCGTACGCCACTCTTTGTTGTCTGACCGCCAAAGGTCCAACATTATTCAGACCttcaataaacctaaggacccacCATAAAGCTTAATGTTTTTAACAAGAAGGAATCTCTAATCCCGTAAGTATCttcggtttatggatggtccttaGGACAGTTCTTGGGCTTATTGTTCTTTCTTAAAAAGCAGATTTTTCCCAGACGGAGAAAGCGGGATTTTCCCATGAGCAATGTTACCCACGATCCACGTTGGTAGGAGACATCCTCCACCTATCTTCATCCACTAACGTTTTTTAACCAATTGGCATCTCTGATCGTTACCCTTACTTTCCTAACGGAAAATGTAATCAACGAACCCGCTTTCTTCGAACTCTAGATACACCCACAACGAGCTTTCTTCCGTAGTAACACGACAGCCGACAGTCAGTCAAAACTCTTGCCGTCTCTTAGTCTAAGACACGATATTCTATAAACATTTATACTCTCCATGAGaccaattttaataataaacaatatattctaACCTGTTCATTCAgtgtaatattcaatttaaccACCTCTATTCTCATAATCGAAATAGAGGATCGATTCTTTCGTGGCATCGATTAaacaatcgtagcgggaatttacgactcccgttgacgcgtaTCATCACGATCGCGTTTCGTCGCGAACGGACGAAACATATcgtccttcgagccggataTTTCTTGGTATCTGGATTGTCGATCGATTGATGGGTTGATCTGGAATTGATGTTGATATTATTGGTATAATCAGGAACGACAAGGTGCGTTATTATGTGCAGTCGGTAGACATAATCGTGGTCGTAACAGATCGTTTCGAGGTCGTGGGTAAAGTATCAAGGGCTCCGATTGGCATCGAACAGTTCTGTTGAGGAATTCTTAGTGAGTTTGCAAGTCGTTCGGTCATGAGATTCATACTAGAACCGGTGTCTATCAGTGCTCGACAATGTACTGGTTGAGTTttgttattcaaaatattaattcgcgCAGTAACTAGTAGATTGTTATGAAATGGATTGGACGAATCTGTAGTTGGTGATTCGATCCCTTTTGAAAGGTTTGTCCGTAAGCGTTATTGTCTCCTTTGTATTTGAGGAATGTGTGGTGGGCTTGTAAATGATCGTGCTGACGGTGCAGCATATGGTGGATTTGATGAAATCTTCCGTGTACGTGGAGGTGTCGATGGAGGTCTTGTTCAGGGAGGCGATCGGCCGCCAGTGATGCCCCATTTATTAACTTAAGGTTCGGATCCAAATATAATTTGCGGAAGCAAATGTCGTGTCTTCAAGCAGTTGATACACGCTGATACTTCATGGGTGGCTATAACGCGTTCTTCGATGGTTTTCGCATTGAGAATGCTGCAGTTCCAAATTCTATGTGGTCCAGGCAGATCGAGCAAGATAACGGTCTTGTAATGGGACACTACCTTacttgtatataatgttattctcGATATGATGTTCGGTGTACAGGGGTAATGTCATGTGGTGTACCACACCGTGTCGAGTTTTCTCTTTTCCGAAAACTGGTAGACGGGTTAGGTCCGGAAATTCCGCCAAGAGTTTGTGGTAATCTGACTCGCCGATAATGGTTTCTATCGATACTTGGTCGGCCGTGGCAGGACATCCCATT is a window encoding:
- the LOC139993506 gene encoding uncharacterized protein, yielding MQKFSYTQPISEITSSPQSRDIQGKNKGTNRPNLRINATTGRLPTVLLRSDGRRHKFLVDSGAGINILKRRCVLRPRIIKERKFSMGHSKFKTNEHVLVKLFGRTLEFFVVEDNFPIIEDGILGLPVLSKFKFELSNQQLKLDNNILLLQQENDVSPKQTVSKTVYLEGKPTTICFINGDTTSRKRRNQL